From a single Brassica rapa cultivar Chiifu-401-42 chromosome A01, CAAS_Brap_v3.01, whole genome shotgun sequence genomic region:
- the LOC103840729 gene encoding NAC domain-containing protein 55-like, producing MGIQELDPLAQLSLPPGFRFYPTDEELMVEYLCRKAAGHDFSLQLIAEIDLYKFDAWVLPSKALFGEKEWYFFSPRDRKYPNGSRPNRVAGSGYWKATGTDKVISTAGRRVGIKKALVFYVGKAPKGTKTNWIMHEYRLIEPSRRYGSTKLDDWVLCRIYKKQSSAQKQVYSNPMTSGREYSNNDSSTSSSSHQYNDVLESLHEIDNRSLGFAAGSSNAPPHHSHRPSLNEQKTGFLNLAREPSFDWPSYGGHNSVPELTPSHNVPRLRYGDGGGYFQSVKTNEEDNKTQQQAEGFSADPVNGFGYSDQQHDAFGFI from the exons ATGGGTATCCAAGAACTCGACCCGTTGGCCCAACTAAGTTTACCACCGGGCTTCCGGTTTTACCCGACGGACGAAGAGTTGATGGTTGAATATCTATGCAGAAAAGCCGCCGGTCATGACTTCTCTCTCCAGCTCATAGCCGAGATCGATCTTTATAAGTTCGACGCGTGGGTCTTACCGA GTAAGGCGTTATTCGGGGAAAAAGAATGGTATTTCTTCAGCCCGAGGGATAGGAAGTATCCTAACGGGTCGAGACCTAACCGGGTTGCCGGGTCAGGTTACTGGAAAGCCACCGGTACGGATAAGGTTATATCGACTGCGGGAAGAAGAGTTGGGATCAAGAAAGCTTTGGTGTTTTATGTAGGAAAAGCACCAAAAGGCACCAAAACTAATTGGATCATGCATGAGTACCGTCTCATCGAACCCTCCCGTAGATATGGAAGCACCAAG CTTGATGATTGGGTTTTATGCCGAATATACAAGAAGCAATCAAGCGCACAGAAACAGGTTTATAGTAATCCAATGACAAGTGGAAGAGAATACAGCAACAATGATTCGTCGACGTCATCTTCCTCTCATCAATACAATGATGTTCTCGAGTCGTTACATGAGATCGATAACAGAAGTTTGGGATTTGCGGCCGGTTCATCAAACGCACCTCCCCACCATAGTCATAGACCGAGCTTAAACGAACAGAAAACCGGGTTTCTTAATTTAGCTAGGGAACCAAGCTTTGACTGGCCAAGCTATGGTGGGCATAACTCGGTCCCTGAACTTACACCGAGTCATAATGTTCCTCGTCTCCGTTACGGCGACGGTGGTGGTTATTTTCAAAGTGTCAAGACAAATGAAGAAGACAATAAGACGCAGCAACAAGCTGAGGGTTTCAGTGCTGACCCGGTAAACGGATTCGGGTACTCGGATCAACAACATGATGCTTTCGGGTTTATTTAA